From the genome of Solidesulfovibrio carbinolicus, one region includes:
- a CDS encoding Fic family protein, with translation MRPEAFTSQASGQVMRVGQGEAAYHAFVPTPLPPAFGLDPELILTLSDADRALGELAGLGRAIANPSLLVRPFMRQEAVLSSRIEGTQADLADLYGYEAGQLLLPGVRPRKQASDVREVFNYVQAMEYGLERLETLPLSLRLIREVHARLMTGVRGDTATPGEFRRSQNWIGPPGCLLATASYVPPPVPEMTEALAAFEKYLHEGNAYPPLVRLACIHYQFEAIHPFIDGNGRVGRLLVPLLMVSWGLLPHPLLYLSVYFERRREDYYRLLMAVSTHGDWRAWIAFFLHGVADQARDAVARAKRLQDLQAGWRDTLQKERASALVLRLADALFDQPILTIPVAAEVLGTSYPSAKAAVAKLEAIGALRQVTAEGTAKTYAATGILDIVAGDNKSAN, from the coding sequence ATGAGGCCCGAAGCATTCACCAGCCAGGCTTCCGGCCAGGTCATGCGCGTTGGCCAGGGCGAAGCAGCCTACCACGCCTTTGTTCCGACGCCCTTGCCTCCGGCCTTCGGCTTGGACCCTGAATTGATTTTGACCCTCTCCGATGCAGACCGGGCCTTGGGCGAGCTGGCGGGGCTTGGCCGGGCCATCGCCAACCCGTCCTTGCTGGTCCGCCCTTTCATGCGCCAGGAAGCTGTCCTGTCCTCCCGCATCGAAGGCACTCAAGCCGATCTTGCGGACCTCTACGGCTACGAGGCCGGCCAACTGCTGTTGCCGGGCGTGCGCCCGCGAAAGCAGGCGTCCGACGTGCGGGAGGTGTTCAACTACGTCCAGGCCATGGAATACGGCCTGGAACGCCTGGAGACCCTGCCTTTAAGCCTGCGTCTTATCCGCGAAGTCCACGCCCGGCTCATGACAGGCGTTCGCGGGGACACGGCAACGCCCGGCGAGTTTCGACGTTCACAAAACTGGATCGGCCCGCCCGGCTGCCTCCTTGCCACGGCGAGTTATGTTCCGCCGCCCGTGCCCGAGATGACCGAGGCCCTGGCCGCTTTCGAAAAATACCTGCACGAAGGGAACGCCTACCCGCCCCTGGTGCGGCTGGCCTGCATCCACTACCAATTTGAGGCCATACACCCGTTCATTGACGGCAACGGCCGCGTCGGTCGGTTGCTTGTCCCGTTGCTCATGGTCTCGTGGGGACTCTTGCCCCACCCGCTTTTGTACTTGAGCGTCTACTTCGAGCGACGGCGAGAGGATTACTACCGGCTGCTCATGGCTGTCAGCACCCACGGCGACTGGCGGGCCTGGATAGCCTTTTTCCTGCATGGCGTGGCTGACCAAGCCCGGGACGCCGTTGCCCGGGCCAAGCGCCTGCAAGACCTGCAAGCCGGCTGGCGGGACACCCTGCAAAAGGAAAGGGCTTCGGCCCTGGTTCTGCGTCTGGCCGATGCCCTCTTTGACCAACCCATTTTGACCATCCCCGTGGCGGCCGAGGTCCTGGGCACGTCCTATCCCTCGGCCAAGGCCGCCGTAGCCAAGCTGGAAGCCATCGGAGCCTTGCGCCAAGTGACGGCCGAGGGCACGGCCAAGACCTACGCGGCAACGGGCATCCTGGACATTGTCGCGGGTGACAACAAATCCGCCAATTAA